A stretch of Kaistella flava (ex Peng et al. 2021) DNA encodes these proteins:
- the era gene encoding GTPase Era translates to MSTHKAGFVNIVGKPNAGKSTLLNQLMGEKLAIVTQKAQTTRHRIFGIYNEEDLQIVFSDTPGVLDPKYGLQEKMMDFVKDSLQDADVFLFIIDLTDKTEHSEFLVEKLNKIPVPVLILVNKIDASNQTDLEKVMEFWHEQIPKAEILPISALTGFNTEVILPKLKSMLPENPPYYGKDQYTDKPERFFVNEAIREKILLNYDKEIPYSVEVVTEQFKETDGMIFIDSVIYVERDTQKGIIIGHKGEAIKKVGTEARIDLEKFFSKKIHLTLFVKVKKDWRKNDRDLKNFGYR, encoded by the coding sequence TTGAGCACTCATAAAGCAGGATTCGTAAATATAGTTGGAAAACCCAACGCTGGTAAATCAACACTTCTTAATCAATTGATGGGGGAGAAGTTGGCCATTGTCACTCAGAAAGCACAGACTACAAGACACCGTATTTTTGGAATTTATAATGAAGAGGATTTACAGATTGTCTTTTCTGACACTCCCGGAGTTTTGGATCCTAAATACGGACTTCAGGAAAAAATGATGGATTTTGTGAAGGATTCTTTACAAGATGCCGATGTTTTTCTTTTCATCATCGACCTTACTGATAAAACAGAACACAGTGAATTTTTGGTTGAAAAACTAAATAAGATTCCGGTTCCTGTGTTGATTTTGGTGAATAAAATCGATGCTTCTAATCAAACTGATCTTGAAAAAGTGATGGAATTCTGGCACGAACAAATTCCAAAAGCGGAGATTTTACCGATTTCTGCCCTAACAGGATTTAATACAGAAGTGATTTTACCAAAATTAAAATCAATGCTTCCAGAAAATCCACCGTATTACGGTAAAGACCAATACACGGATAAACCAGAAAGGTTTTTTGTAAATGAGGCAATTCGCGAGAAAATCCTTTTGAATTACGATAAAGAAATTCCTTATTCGGTAGAAGTTGTTACAGAACAGTTCAAGGAAACTGACGGCATGATATTCATTGACTCAGTGATTTACGTAGAACGGGATACTCAGAAAGGAATCATTATTGGTCATAAAGGTGAAGCCATTAAAAAAGTTGGAACAGAAGCCCGAATAGATTTAGAAAAATTCTTCTCTAAAAAAATTCACCTGACTCTTTTCGTGAAAGTGAAAAAGGACTGGAGAAAGAACGACAGAGATTTGAAAAATTTCGGATACCGTTAG
- a CDS encoding SGNH/GDSL hydrolase family protein, translated as MKTKYFFHLLKAIPLLPIIYFQGKKIKRDIPLLPEAKDPEGFVNINVDKKLKVLFIGESSFAGVGVEFHKNGFAGHFSNKLSALFHFNIDWKVYAKTGYSVEKIHQKILPQINETACDLLVIGIGGNDSFELTQPKNWNKNIQFLIDDLQYKFPKTPILFAHLPTIESFPAFTKQLRFVLVNHKDLLAEHLRNLVLKNKNIYYPPEKINIQEWTGKLKENQTVVDFFSDGIHPSELCYELWARDCVQYLSTSNINFLKS; from the coding sequence ATGAAAACAAAATACTTTTTTCATTTACTAAAGGCGATTCCTTTATTACCGATTATTTATTTCCAGGGAAAGAAAATTAAAAGAGATATTCCCCTTCTTCCAGAAGCAAAAGATCCTGAAGGATTTGTCAATATCAATGTCGATAAAAAGTTAAAGGTTTTATTTATTGGTGAAAGTTCTTTTGCTGGTGTAGGCGTAGAATTTCATAAAAATGGTTTTGCCGGTCATTTCTCCAATAAATTAAGCGCTTTATTTCACTTCAACATCGACTGGAAAGTGTACGCTAAGACTGGTTATAGTGTGGAGAAAATTCATCAGAAAATTTTACCCCAAATTAATGAAACTGCTTGCGATTTGCTCGTTATTGGAATTGGTGGTAACGACTCATTTGAACTGACTCAGCCGAAAAACTGGAATAAAAACATTCAGTTTCTTATCGATGATTTGCAGTATAAATTTCCGAAAACTCCGATTTTATTTGCACATTTACCTACTATTGAAAGCTTTCCTGCGTTTACAAAACAACTTCGTTTTGTGTTGGTAAATCACAAAGATTTACTTGCTGAACATCTTAGAAACCTTGTTTTAAAAAACAAAAATATTTATTACCCACCTGAAAAAATAAATATACAAGAATGGACGGGAAAACTTAAGGAAAATCAAACCGTGGTCGATTTTTTCAGTGACGGGATTCACCCTTCTGAACTTTGTTATGAACTGTGGGCGCGAGATTGCGTGCAATATCTTTCTACTTCAAATATCAATTTTCTTAAATCTTAG
- a CDS encoding class I SAM-dependent methyltransferase, giving the protein MKKITKFLLNKIPRPMLINLSIFLRPIIYQFFKGTKFTDPIDGKSYRKFLPYGYGKQRENALSPGTLSLERHRQMWLYLKNETDFFSKNYKVLHIAPEQEFLRRFKKMKNLDYTSADLYSPIVDVKADILDLPFENESFDIVFCNHVLEHIEDDQKAMSELYRIMKKGGWGIFQVPMKNSLEKSYEDFSIKDPKERQKHFGQYDHIRWYGMDYFDRLKKAGFEVDINFYSKKFSLEDRKKYGLIENEILPVVLKK; this is encoded by the coding sequence ATGAAAAAAATCACTAAATTTCTTTTAAATAAAATACCAAGACCAATGCTTATTAATTTAAGCATTTTTCTTCGGCCTATAATTTATCAATTTTTTAAAGGAACAAAATTTACAGATCCCATCGACGGGAAATCATATCGTAAATTTCTTCCTTACGGTTACGGAAAACAGCGCGAAAATGCATTATCTCCAGGAACTTTAAGTTTAGAACGTCACCGTCAGATGTGGTTGTATCTTAAAAATGAAACCGATTTTTTTAGTAAAAATTATAAGGTTCTTCATATTGCACCGGAACAGGAATTCTTAAGAAGATTCAAAAAAATGAAGAATCTCGATTATACTTCTGCAGATTTGTATTCGCCTATTGTGGATGTAAAAGCAGATATTCTGGATTTACCTTTTGAAAATGAAAGCTTCGATATTGTTTTTTGCAATCATGTTTTAGAACATATTGAGGATGATCAGAAAGCGATGAGCGAATTATATCGGATAATGAAGAAAGGAGGCTGGGGAATTTTTCAGGTTCCAATGAAGAATTCTTTAGAAAAATCATATGAAGATTTCTCGATCAAAGATCCGAAAGAAAGACAAAAACATTTTGGCCAATACGATCATATTCGCTGGTATGGAATGGATTATTTCGATCGCTTGAAAAAGGCAGGTTTTGAAGTTGATATCAACTTTTATTCAAAAAAGTTTTCTCTTGAGGACCGTAAAAAATATGGTCTTATAGAAAATGAAATTTTGCCTGTTGTTTTAAAAAAATAA
- the map gene encoding type I methionyl aminopeptidase produces the protein MIQLKTIEELRLMRESAQLVSKTLGMLAKEIKPGVTTLHLDNLGGEFIRDHGGEPAFLGMYGFPKNLCISPNAEVVHGIPNEKPLVEGDILSVDCGVFMNGFYGDHAYSFEVGEVAPETKKLLQITKESLYKGIEQCVRGKRVGDISNAIQTYCEAHGYGVVRELVGHGLGRKMHEDPQVPNYGKKGSGKVLKDGIALAIEPMVNLGTEKVKFHDDGWTVTSLDMSPSAHFEHDVCIIAGKPVLLSTYKYIYEALGIVSDEEKPFTLDF, from the coding sequence GTGATACAGTTAAAAACAATAGAAGAACTTCGCTTAATGCGAGAAAGCGCACAATTGGTTTCTAAAACTTTAGGCATGCTTGCTAAAGAAATTAAACCAGGCGTAACTACTTTACATCTTGATAATTTAGGTGGCGAATTTATTCGCGATCATGGTGGTGAACCTGCGTTTTTAGGAATGTATGGCTTCCCAAAAAACTTATGTATTTCCCCAAATGCTGAAGTAGTACACGGTATTCCAAATGAAAAACCTTTAGTTGAAGGTGATATTTTATCTGTAGATTGTGGTGTTTTCATGAATGGCTTTTATGGCGACCACGCTTACTCATTTGAAGTAGGAGAAGTTGCACCGGAAACTAAAAAACTTTTACAAATCACCAAAGAATCTCTTTACAAAGGAATCGAACAATGCGTTCGTGGAAAAAGAGTAGGAGATATCTCAAATGCAATTCAGACTTATTGTGAAGCTCATGGATATGGAGTTGTTCGTGAATTGGTTGGTCACGGTTTAGGCAGAAAAATGCACGAAGATCCTCAAGTTCCAAACTATGGTAAAAAAGGAAGCGGTAAAGTTTTAAAAGACGGAATTGCTCTTGCGATTGAACCAATGGTTAATTTAGGAACCGAAAAAGTAAAATTCCATGATGATGGTTGGACAGTGACTTCACTAGATATGTCTCCTTCAGCACATTTCGAACATGATGTTTGTATTATTGCTGGAAAACCAGTTTTATTGTCAACCTATAAATATATTTATGAAGCATTGGGAATTGTAAGTGATGAGGAAAAACCATTCACACTAGATTTTTAA
- a CDS encoding DoxX family protein — MNYFSSTKDFPTVNNIVMLFARIFVGISLIFLHGLPKLEKFQLGGEIKFYNFLGLGMETTLVIAILFELIGAFLIIIGLFTRAASLVLLIVMAVAAFAVHQPDPFNIMESSLLYLTIFALILAFGPRKFSIDSMLTRRRESKW; from the coding sequence ATGAATTACTTTTCTTCGACTAAAGATTTTCCTACGGTAAACAATATTGTGATGCTTTTTGCCAGGATTTTTGTAGGGATTTCACTCATCTTTCTTCACGGACTTCCGAAACTTGAAAAATTCCAGCTTGGCGGAGAAATTAAATTTTATAATTTTTTAGGCCTTGGTATGGAAACTACTTTAGTTATCGCAATTCTATTTGAATTAATAGGAGCCTTTTTAATTATCATTGGATTATTTACGAGAGCAGCTAGTTTGGTACTTTTGATCGTAATGGCTGTCGCAGCTTTTGCCGTTCATCAGCCAGATCCATTCAACATCATGGAGAGCAGTCTGCTTTACCTCACTATTTTTGCGTTGATTCTCGCGTTTGGACCGCGGAAATTTTCTATTGATAGTATGTTGACGCGAAGACGGGAATCTAAATGGTAG
- a CDS encoding BT0820 family HAD-type phosphatase, with the protein MKNSKKLAIDFDGTIVDDGYPGIGKTKTFAFETLKKLQSEGYRLILWTYRHGKTLDEAVEFCKKNGVEFYAVNSSFEGEVFDNENASRKIDADLFIDDRNLGGFPGWGEIYNIINERIEFRVEGKEVLAYSKMKKDKKKGLFW; encoded by the coding sequence ATGAAAAACAGTAAAAAACTTGCTATTGATTTTGACGGAACTATCGTAGATGATGGATATCCCGGAATTGGAAAAACAAAAACTTTTGCTTTCGAAACCCTTAAAAAATTGCAGTCAGAAGGCTACAGATTAATCTTGTGGACTTACCGACATGGAAAAACTTTGGACGAAGCAGTTGAGTTTTGCAAAAAAAATGGCGTGGAATTTTATGCAGTTAATTCAAGTTTTGAAGGTGAAGTTTTCGATAATGAAAATGCTTCCCGAAAAATTGACGCTGATCTTTTCATCGACGACCGAAACCTTGGTGGATTTCCAGGTTGGGGAGAAATCTACAATATCATTAATGAAAGGATAGAATTTCGTGTTGAAGGAAAAGAAGTTTTGGCTTATTCAAAAATGAAAAAAGACAAAAAGAAAGGATTATTCTGGTAA
- a CDS encoding Ku protein, translating into MRSIWNGAIGFGLVNIPVKMYSAVEDSNLDLDMLDKSDFSNIKFKRVNEKTGKEVKWENIVKGFLLDEKYVVLDAEDYTAASPEKTRVFSIEQFVKEADIDSVFFEVPYFLEPQKNAENAYNLLLKALQKTKMAGIGTFVMRDKQIFGMIRPYDDKVLIINRLRFAQEIRDYKDLKISNEKSPKPGELKMAVSLIEQNSEKFEPTAFKDTYAEDLMKIIKQKAKGKKVKKVDEAPEDNGKVVDLMAQLKASLESSKKTKKIS; encoded by the coding sequence ATGAGGTCAATTTGGAACGGAGCAATTGGATTTGGGCTGGTGAATATTCCAGTGAAGATGTATTCTGCGGTGGAAGACAGCAATCTCGATTTGGATATGTTGGATAAAAGTGATTTTTCAAATATCAAGTTTAAACGCGTTAATGAGAAAACAGGCAAAGAAGTCAAATGGGAAAATATAGTCAAAGGCTTTTTGTTGGATGAAAAGTACGTCGTGCTGGATGCTGAAGATTACACTGCCGCAAGTCCCGAAAAAACGAGAGTGTTCTCGATTGAACAGTTTGTAAAAGAAGCGGATATTGATTCTGTCTTTTTCGAAGTTCCTTACTTTTTAGAACCTCAGAAAAATGCAGAGAACGCTTACAATCTTTTATTAAAAGCACTACAAAAAACTAAAATGGCAGGCATCGGGACTTTTGTAATGCGTGACAAACAAATTTTTGGAATGATTCGTCCTTATGATGATAAAGTTCTCATTATTAACAGACTCAGGTTTGCACAGGAAATTCGGGATTATAAAGATTTAAAAATATCAAATGAGAAAAGTCCGAAACCTGGAGAATTAAAAATGGCAGTTTCGCTAATTGAACAGAATTCTGAAAAATTTGAACCGACAGCTTTTAAAGATACTTATGCAGAAGATTTAATGAAGATTATTAAACAAAAGGCGAAAGGTAAAAAAGTCAAAAAAGTTGATGAGGCACCTGAAGATAATGGTAAAGTTGTTGATTTAATGGCACAGTTAAAAGCCAGCTTAGAAAGTTCCAAAAAGACTAAAAAAATCTCCTGA
- the ligD gene encoding DNA ligase D produces MPLEEYNKKRKFDETSEPEGKENKNEGKLIFVIQRHSATRLHYDFRLEMDGVLKSWAVPKGPSLNPQDKRLAMMTEDHPYSYKDFEGAIPEGNYGGGEVEIWDSGTYEPLEKVEGKSDDLVMRHELHQESLKFVLHGKKLKGEFALVKIKNSKEGNAWLLIKHKDKFALAEYDSEEHVPKKSKVTLREENRPSKKKVKTPEKEQKTFRNFTPSLIGEKKLKDFIKPMLAQPGEKAFDHKDWVFEIKWDGYRAVADLRETAIQLYSRNGLSYSDKFSKIVKALDHQNYQMVLDGEIVAYNKDGKPDFQTLQKIGENPDLAMTYQVFDLLWLNGHSTENLSLFQRKELLKDALIENEVIKYCEHIPEKGIDFFDQIKKMELEGMIAKKSDSTYSEGVRSSDWLKIKFQNTEDVLICGFTEPNGGRKNFGAIILGTYIDGQLEYCGHAGTGFSDKTLDSLHDLFKPLITKDCPFKAIPKTNAPATWMKPELVCEIKYTEKTKDGIFRHPVFMGLRSDKDKEDLIDENTPDSKDVPPLKVIKKEELKITDVKKSKSKTTIKSVKLTNQNKIYFPESGITKGEVVEYYQSVAKYILPHLKNRPQSLNRFPNGIEGLSFYHKDAGNDAPAWIDKVSVFSESNEKNIEYLICNTADDLAYLNNLGCIDLNPWNSTVEDLNKPTWLALDLDPSDKNTFDQVIETALCVKEILDLAKIKGFCKTSGSSGIHIFIPMEAKYEVEQVKNFAHVLMQKVQQKLPDLTTLERNLKKRGEDKIYLDYLQNRTGQTLASVYSIRPKPFAPVSMPLIWEELKFGLKPTDFNIHNALERIKKNGDLFKPVLGKGIDMLKALENLSKI; encoded by the coding sequence ATGCCACTTGAAGAATATAATAAAAAGCGGAAATTTGACGAAACCTCTGAACCAGAAGGAAAGGAGAATAAAAACGAGGGCAAATTGATTTTTGTCATTCAACGGCATTCTGCAACAAGATTGCATTATGATTTTCGTTTGGAAATGGATGGTGTTCTTAAAAGTTGGGCCGTTCCGAAAGGTCCTTCACTAAATCCACAAGATAAAAGATTGGCAATGATGACAGAAGATCATCCATATTCTTACAAGGATTTTGAAGGAGCTATTCCTGAAGGAAATTATGGTGGCGGCGAAGTTGAAATTTGGGATTCGGGAACTTATGAACCTTTAGAAAAAGTCGAAGGTAAATCTGATGATTTAGTAATGCGCCACGAACTGCATCAAGAATCGTTGAAATTCGTTCTTCACGGCAAAAAATTAAAAGGGGAATTTGCTTTGGTGAAAATTAAAAACTCGAAGGAAGGAAATGCTTGGCTGCTGATTAAACACAAAGATAAATTCGCACTTGCAGAATACGATTCTGAAGAACATGTCCCGAAAAAATCAAAAGTGACTTTACGAGAAGAAAACCGACCCAGTAAAAAAAAAGTAAAGACTCCTGAGAAAGAGCAGAAAACATTTAGAAACTTTACTCCTTCACTAATTGGTGAAAAAAAGTTAAAAGATTTTATTAAACCAATGTTGGCTCAGCCGGGAGAAAAAGCTTTTGATCATAAAGACTGGGTTTTCGAAATTAAATGGGATGGTTATCGTGCTGTTGCAGATTTGAGAGAAACTGCGATTCAGCTTTATTCCCGAAATGGTCTCTCCTATTCTGATAAATTTTCAAAAATTGTTAAAGCTTTAGATCATCAAAATTACCAGATGGTTTTAGATGGCGAAATTGTAGCCTATAATAAGGACGGAAAACCTGATTTTCAAACCTTGCAAAAAATTGGTGAAAATCCAGATTTGGCGATGACTTATCAAGTCTTTGATTTGCTCTGGCTCAATGGACATTCTACAGAAAACTTAAGTCTATTTCAACGGAAAGAATTACTGAAAGATGCTTTGATCGAAAATGAGGTTATTAAATATTGCGAACATATTCCAGAAAAAGGAATTGATTTTTTTGATCAGATAAAAAAAATGGAGTTGGAAGGAATGATTGCAAAAAAATCCGACAGTACTTATTCAGAAGGAGTTCGCTCTTCGGACTGGTTGAAAATTAAATTTCAAAATACAGAAGATGTTTTAATTTGTGGTTTTACAGAACCAAATGGTGGACGAAAAAACTTTGGCGCCATTATTTTAGGAACTTATATCGATGGTCAATTAGAATATTGCGGTCATGCCGGAACTGGTTTTTCAGATAAGACTTTAGATTCTTTGCATGATTTGTTTAAACCTTTAATTACTAAAGATTGCCCTTTTAAAGCAATTCCTAAAACCAATGCTCCTGCAACTTGGATGAAACCTGAATTAGTTTGTGAAATAAAATATACCGAAAAAACGAAAGATGGAATTTTTCGTCATCCCGTTTTTATGGGACTTCGAAGTGATAAAGACAAAGAAGATTTAATTGACGAAAACACACCTGACTCTAAAGATGTACCACCTTTAAAAGTAATTAAAAAAGAGGAATTGAAAATAACTGATGTCAAAAAAAGCAAAAGTAAAACGACGATAAAATCGGTTAAGCTGACGAATCAAAATAAAATTTATTTTCCGGAAAGTGGAATTACAAAAGGTGAAGTGGTCGAGTATTATCAATCTGTGGCAAAGTATATTTTACCTCATTTGAAAAACCGTCCACAATCGTTAAACCGTTTTCCAAATGGGATTGAAGGATTAAGTTTTTATCATAAAGATGCTGGAAATGACGCTCCCGCTTGGATTGACAAAGTCTCTGTGTTTTCAGAATCAAATGAAAAAAATATTGAATATTTAATTTGCAATACCGCTGATGATTTGGCGTATTTGAATAATTTAGGTTGCATTGATTTGAATCCCTGGAATTCGACAGTCGAAGATTTGAATAAACCAACGTGGCTTGCCCTGGATTTAGATCCGTCAGACAAAAATACTTTTGACCAGGTGATCGAAACTGCTTTATGCGTGAAGGAAATTTTAGATCTGGCAAAAATTAAAGGCTTTTGTAAAACTTCGGGAAGCTCAGGAATTCATATTTTTATTCCAATGGAAGCTAAGTATGAGGTGGAACAAGTAAAAAATTTCGCACATGTTTTAATGCAGAAAGTGCAACAAAAATTGCCTGATTTAACGACGCTGGAAAGAAATTTAAAAAAACGGGGTGAGGATAAAATCTATTTAGATTATCTGCAAAATCGAACTGGTCAGACTTTAGCGAGCGTTTACAGTATTCGACCTAAACCTTTCGCGCCTGTTTCAATGCCTTTAATCTGGGAAGAATTGAAGTTTGGTTTAAAGCCTACGGACTTCAATATTCATAATGCTTTGGAGCGTATCAAAAAGAACGGCGATCTGTTTAAACCAGTTTTAGGTAAAGGAATTGATATGTTGAAAGCATTAGAGAACCTTTCTAAGATTTAA
- a CDS encoding acyl-ACP desaturase → MYNKLMRIEVMRTLGKNVDEFIDSYLTPAEKIWQPTDFLPDPSADSFRYDVEELQTYAQEMGYDLFVTLIGDCITEEALPSYESWIMGIDGINQEERSGWSKWVRNWTAEENRHGDLLNKYLYLCGRVNMREVEITTHYLIQDGLDIGTTMDPYRNFVYTSFQETATNISHRRVGSLAKQSGNTKLSRMCGVIAADEARHAKAYKHFVTKIFELDPSEMMLAFEDMMRKKIVMPAHLMRESGQKAGELWGHFSDAAQRAMVYTGQDYINILSELLEDWKIEHISGLNESAEKAQEYLMKLPGRLQRVTDRISTPDQEYQFKWIKS, encoded by the coding sequence ATGTATAATAAATTGATGAGAATAGAAGTAATGAGAACTTTAGGCAAAAATGTCGATGAGTTTATAGACTCCTATTTAACACCCGCAGAAAAGATTTGGCAACCGACAGATTTTTTACCAGATCCATCTGCAGACAGTTTTAGATATGATGTAGAAGAACTTCAAACTTACGCCCAAGAAATGGGTTACGATTTATTTGTAACTTTAATTGGTGACTGTATTACAGAAGAAGCTTTACCTAGTTATGAATCTTGGATTATGGGAATTGATGGCATAAACCAGGAAGAAAGATCTGGTTGGTCAAAATGGGTAAGAAATTGGACGGCAGAAGAAAATCGCCATGGTGATTTGCTTAATAAATACTTGTATCTGTGTGGTAGAGTGAATATGCGTGAAGTAGAAATTACAACGCATTATCTGATCCAAGATGGTTTAGACATTGGAACGACCATGGATCCATATAGAAATTTCGTTTATACCAGTTTTCAGGAAACGGCAACTAATATATCTCACCGAAGAGTTGGTTCTTTGGCCAAACAAAGTGGGAATACCAAACTTTCCAGAATGTGTGGTGTAATCGCCGCTGACGAAGCTCGACATGCAAAAGCATATAAACATTTTGTTACCAAAATTTTCGAACTTGATCCGTCAGAAATGATGTTGGCTTTCGAAGATATGATGCGTAAAAAAATTGTAATGCCTGCGCATTTAATGCGTGAATCTGGTCAGAAAGCCGGTGAACTTTGGGGACATTTCTCCGATGCAGCACAAAGAGCAATGGTTTATACAGGACAAGATTACATTAATATTTTATCTGAATTATTAGAAGACTGGAAAATCGAACATATATCTGGATTAAATGAGTCAGCTGAAAAAGCACAGGAATATTTAATGAAACTACCAGGAAGATTACAAAGAGTTACCGATAGAATCTCAACTCCTGATCAGGAGTATCAATTCAAATGGATTAAATCTTAG
- a CDS encoding GNAT family N-acetyltransferase encodes MSKKEEQFHFRRAELDDQETIWEILQQAIKRRKEDGSTQWQDGYPNPETIENDIKKNYGFVLTSDQHIVGYAAVIFDVEPAYEVIEGKWLSDGKYIVVHRVAVSTEAAGMGIATHIFKEIEKVATSENVFSIKVDTNFDNIPMLKILDKLGYKYCGEVHFRESARKAFEKLLN; translated from the coding sequence ATGTCAAAAAAAGAAGAACAATTTCATTTTAGAAGAGCTGAATTAGATGATCAAGAAACCATCTGGGAAATTCTCCAACAAGCAATTAAAAGAAGAAAAGAGGATGGCAGCACACAATGGCAAGATGGGTATCCGAATCCCGAAACAATCGAAAATGATATTAAAAAAAATTACGGATTTGTCTTAACATCTGACCAACATATTGTTGGTTACGCAGCAGTCATTTTCGACGTCGAACCTGCGTACGAAGTTATCGAAGGGAAATGGCTGTCTGATGGAAAGTATATCGTCGTTCATCGTGTTGCGGTGTCAACTGAAGCAGCAGGAATGGGAATAGCAACGCACATCTTTAAAGAAATTGAAAAAGTTGCCACTTCAGAAAATGTTTTCAGTATTAAAGTTGATACCAACTTTGACAATATTCCGATGTTAAAAATCTTAGATAAACTAGGTTATAAATATTGTGGTGAAGTTCATTTTCGCGAATCTGCGCGGAAAGCGTTTGAAAAATTACTGAATTAG
- the gpmI gene encoding 2,3-bisphosphoglycerate-independent phosphoglycerate mutase, translated as MSKKAILAILDGWGIGTDAAVSAIAQANTPFIDSCYEKFPHTTLEASGIAVGLPFGQMGNSEVGHMNLGAGRVVYQNLVKLNMAVENATLGKENTITKAFQYALENNKKVHFIGLVSDGGVHSHINHLKGLLTAAHDFGLNDNVYVHAFTDGRDCDPHSGKGFIQELLDHMKTTTGQLASVIGRYYAMDRDKRWERVKLAYDAMVNGVGEGSRDVLETMENCYKEQITDEFLKPIICLKDNSLPVAKIENDDVVFCFNFRTDRGREITEVLSQEAFPDFGMHPLNLYYVTMTNYDQKYKNVHVVFDEEVLHETMGEVLEKNGRTQIRVAETEKYPHVTFFFSGGREAEFVGERRLLCPSPKEVPTYDFKPEMSAYDITEKILPEIESESADFICLNFANADMVGHTGVFSAAVKAAEVVDECISRVATAAYEHDYAVFILADHGNSDVMKNADGSPNTQHSTNLVPLIVMDKDKNWNLKPGKLGDVAPSILKVMGIEIPTIMTGDILVS; from the coding sequence ATGTCAAAAAAAGCCATTTTAGCGATACTCGACGGTTGGGGAATAGGAACAGATGCTGCGGTTTCTGCAATTGCTCAGGCAAATACTCCCTTTATCGATTCTTGCTATGAAAAATTCCCACACACTACTTTAGAAGCGAGTGGAATTGCTGTTGGATTACCTTTTGGACAAATGGGAAATTCTGAAGTTGGACATATGAACTTAGGCGCTGGAAGAGTGGTTTACCAAAATTTGGTAAAACTGAATATGGCGGTTGAAAATGCGACTTTAGGAAAAGAAAATACTATAACTAAGGCATTTCAATATGCTTTAGAAAACAATAAAAAAGTCCATTTCATCGGTTTGGTTTCAGATGGTGGCGTGCATTCGCACATTAATCATCTTAAAGGATTGCTTACTGCAGCTCATGATTTTGGTTTAAATGACAATGTTTATGTCCATGCTTTTACAGACGGAAGAGATTGCGACCCACATTCAGGAAAAGGATTTATACAGGAACTTTTAGATCATATGAAAACGACCACCGGACAATTGGCTTCGGTTATCGGAAGATATTATGCGATGGATCGTGATAAAAGATGGGAACGGGTGAAATTAGCTTACGATGCAATGGTCAACGGAGTTGGTGAAGGATCGCGCGATGTTTTAGAAACGATGGAAAATTGCTATAAAGAACAAATTACGGATGAGTTTTTGAAACCTATCATTTGTTTAAAAGATAACAGTTTACCAGTTGCCAAAATTGAAAATGATGATGTCGTTTTCTGTTTTAACTTCAGAACAGACCGAGGTAGAGAAATTACAGAAGTCCTTTCACAAGAAGCGTTTCCAGATTTTGGAATGCATCCATTGAATCTTTATTATGTCACCATGACTAATTATGATCAAAAGTATAAAAATGTTCACGTAGTTTTCGACGAGGAAGTTTTACACGAAACAATGGGTGAAGTATTAGAAAAAAACGGTAGAACACAAATTCGTGTCGCCGAAACAGAAAAATATCCCCACGTTACTTTTTTCTTTTCCGGTGGAAGAGAAGCAGAATTCGTAGGAGAAAGACGCTTACTTTGTCCAAGTCCGAAAGAAGTTCCGACTTATGACTTCAAACCAGAAATGTCCGCGTACGATATTACCGAGAAAATTCTGCCAGAAATTGAAAGTGAATCGGCAGATTTTATTTGTTTAAATTTCGCCAATGCCGATATGGTAGGTCATACCGGAGTTTTCTCAGCAGCGGTAAAAGCAGCAGAAGTTGTAGATGAATGTATTTCTAGAGTTGCAACTGCAGCGTATGAACATGATTACGCAGTTTTCATTCTGGCAGATCACGGAAATTCAGATGTAATGAAAAATGCAGATGGAAGTCCAAACACGCAACATTCAACGAACTTAGTTCCCCTAATTGTAATGGATAAAGACAAAAATTGGAATTTAAAACCTGGTAAATTGGGCGATGTTGCACCATCAATTTTAAAAGTCATGGGCATTGAAATTCCAACAATAATGACTGGAGACATTTTAGTGAGTTAA